GGAAAACCAAATCATTGGAGGATAATTTTGAGCCACATGCAGTGAACTGCTCATTCAATAACACATAAAATGGTTCGTTTTTGTTCTTACTCTCCAGATTAAACTCGTGAAATatcttttcaaaaaataattccCATCTTTTCAATATATCGTCAGTGTTCTTGTAATCAGaaactttaaaaataaGTAAAGAAAGATCATAATAACCAAGGGTGTCAGTGTAGTTGTTAAAAAGATCACTTATTGACAAAATTTTGTAGTTCAAAGCCTCAGTGGCAATATTCTTATTCTCTTCAGATATTCTAGAATCACCTTTTATTCTGGATAAAATATCTAACTGAACATTGGCCacttcaaataattcttgaatAACTGATGAAAGCTGGATCATTTTTTGTCTCAAGTTAGGAGGACAAACACAGTTGCAAAATCCATTGGCTCGTGAAAGATATTCAATACGTTGGTTTAACTCAAGATTAAACTGCGAAATAGACAAAGCATATAAGATTTTAGCTGCATCAAAATAGTTTTCCCTCTTGGCATGATATAACCAAAGTAGATCACTTAGAGCCAAGTTGTTTTCGGACTTCTCTTCTAAATATGGTAATATGAAAGGAGTGTTAATGTCTAACAAACGCTCACTTACTCCTTGTTGGATGAACCAGTCATAGAAAGTGTATTGGAAATTCTTATCGTTTGAAGCAAAACAAGTATCATAAGTAGTATCCCTTATCTCCAAGAACTCATTAATCAAAAGTTGGTTGTTGGTATCACTAATCTTCAAAGCCTTCATGTCCATTTTGATAagaatattaaaaattaaatcatacaagcttttcttctttttttcaatctcaGCAATATCCCTCTTTAATGGAGCACTATCATCATCCTGATTAAAAGTGAGGCTCGGAACTTTCACATTATTGCCTACTTTTTGCGCAATATTCAATAACATACCAACAGCTCCGGCATAGAATTCAAGATCTAACATGAtgtttattgaattttcaaTGTTCTCTAATGTCAAAGATTCATATGCTTcttcaaacaataatacaGCATTCTTTAAACATTTGTTCTTCAAATCGGTATCCCTGAATCCAATATTTTTAGCTTTGGTCAAATTCTCAATTGCCTTAAAGATGAAAACATCATTGGTAGAGCAAAATGAACCACATCTAGTCTGCAATGAGGATGCGATTAAATCGATAGAACCACCtgtcaaaatatttttgttgataattgaaGATAATAAATCTTTGACCAAATTTTTGACATCACGATTAGGAAGTAATAAATCCTTGAACTTAACAGTCAAAAGATTTACTTGATTAGATAAAGACAAGAActcaaaaatttctttaaagtttgtttggttgatttggatttcttcaattaaaaccatcaaaaaagaaagtgcTTCTTTCATAGAATTCAAcgatttaataattgaagtAAAGGCAATGTGTTCAGCACGTAAACAAATTTCactttcaaattgatttggatCAGAACTGTAACTCGGAGCACTCAACCCTGGAATATTAGTTCCATTTtcggaaaaaaaatcaatcaacacAATCACAGATCCAATGAAAAACTCAACTTTCTTCTTATCTATATTCAATCCCTGAATGAGTAGCTTCCCCTCTTTAATACTTGCCACTTCAACATCCCCAGATGGTGTTATTTTTATACTGCTCAATGGACTAAACACTTTTTTATTCCAGAAATCACGGAAAAGTCTTgaaatcaacaaacaaGTACCATAAAACCTATCGCTTAGCACAACTTGGTCCACAGTTGGATGTGCGTATGAGCTGATATTCATCTGGTGGTGTGGAATCAAAGACAGCAGAGGCTGCTGTGACGAGTCATTGAATCTTGCGCCATTGCCACAAGtggaaaacaaaatttgagCCTTTCGTTTGTACATATCACTAGTACTGTATTGTCCATAAGAACATGCTAAATATAACAATGACGAGCAAGTTTCCTCATAACCATTTTCTTCTAAAAAGTTCTCAATGACTTCGTCTTTCAAggatttcaatatttggtCAGCTGTTCTGAATTGGTATATTACAATACCAAAATTAGTCAATACAGCAAACTTCAAAGGCAGTTTTGTGTATTGACTAGCGGCAATATTCGCATAGCCGTTGGGAGTGTTTGTGGCATTCATGGATGGTGTAAGCTGTACGATATCTTGAATATAAGTGTAAGGAGAATCTTCATTGCTAACATAATTCATAAATTCTGCATCTTCAACcaatttgttatttttctttaaataaCCGTAATTTGCTGTAGcaacaaataatttgtCAGAtctctttgttttcttaACACAAAGAAATACACCTGGACTAATGATTTTCGAAATCTTGGTGTTCTTGAGCAATTGCGATTTTTGCTGATTAGCAATTAGTTGAGACATGTATTGTCGGTCTCTGGAAAATGTGTCTAGCTCAGCATTAATCTTAGGAACCTCTCTAGTCGGAGGGAACTTTATGTTCACAAGGTTTAACTTCAAAGCGTTGGCAGCACTGAACGATGAAGTAAGTAATGACGAAAATGTGGAAGTAGATCCCAACTTGAGTAAAATTCTACAACCATTACTGGTAACagcaattaattgaattgaactTGATTCTTCAGGAGATATTTTGTGAATGCTGATAATCTTGAATCTTTCAAATACCTTGAAATTACTTGCATCGACAAATACAGTCGAGGCTGACTTGAAAATCACACTTGGTGTCAATGTACTTCCCTCTGTTAAATGCTCTTGCTTTGGATGAAGTTTATAAACTCGAATGACAGATTTGTTCGAAAGGGAGTATAAAATATCCCTGTCTGAATCAACTTCCAACAGAACTATAGATTCTGGAATGctggaagaagaattttCAGTTGTCGACGAAG
This genomic stretch from Candida albicans SC5314 chromosome 1, complete sequence harbors:
- a CDS encoding uncharacterized protein (Ortholog(s) have structural constituent of nuclear pore activity and role in chromosome segregation, heterochromatin assembly involved in chromatin silencing, nuclear pore complex assembly, protein targeting to nuclear inner membrane); its protein translation is MVVQVPQALSSGTSASSSSSKYISPTLKLQDDVVVDSPQFHQDKSTGSSRGQLSRRFVQPVGLETKESNYKINVPDFANLPPLQLGSKFISDLNKIDSSIPHDIFYSETVSKSESGLDNYYFDYENGLKDFSRFEKVQQLDLPDRFFEEYNSTECITKIGLFPEIERTWIAIDNKLVLWNYKLPRSSFNEASQFLTIDQIRHTILTVKLVKPKKGVFTNEVNYLLLVSTTVDIHIYIVKYDESMNNLEIFNPDLSVSTQGLAVDNFTVNSKTNDIYFSGESDGINIWRLDYSNKSSFIKNKCDKVCLTKGGFSSVIPNKLSGFGFSSGPSSTTENSSSSIPESIVSLEVDSDRDILYSLSNKSVIRVYKLHPKQEHLTEGSTLTPSVIFKSASTVFVDASNFKVFERFKIISIHKISPEESSSIQLIAVTSNGCRILLKLGSTSTFSSLLTSSFSAANALKLNLVNIKFPPTREVPKINAELDTFSRDRQYMSQLIANQQKSQLLKNTKISKIISPGVFLCVKKTKRSDKLFVATANYGYLKKNNKLVEDAEFMNYVSNEDSPYTYIQDIVQLTPSMNATNTPNGYANIAASQYTKSPLKFAVLTNFGIVIYQFRTADQILKSLKDEVIENFLEENGYEETCSSLLYLACSYGQYSTSDMYKRKAQILFSTCGNGARFNDSSQQPSSSLIPHHQMNISSYAHPTVDQVVLSDRFYGTCLLISRLFRDFWNKKVFSPLSSIKITPSGDVEVASIKEGKLLIQGLNIDKKKVEFFIGSVIVLIDFFSENGTNIPGLSAPSYSSDPNQFESEICLRAEHIAFTSIIKSLNSMKEALSFLMVLIEEIQINQTNFKEIFEFLSLSNQVNLLTVKFKDLLLPNRDVKNLVKDLLSSIINKNILTGGSIDLIASSLQTRCGSFCSTNDVFIFKAIENLTKAKNIGFRDTDLKNKCLKNAVLLFEEAYESLTLENIENSINIMLDLEFYAGAVGMLLNIAQKVGNNVKVPSLTFNQDDDSAPLKRDIAEIEKKKKSLYDLIFNILIKMDMKALKISDTNNQLLINEFLEIRDTTYDTCFASNDKNFQYTFYDWFIQQGVSERLLDINTPFILPYLEEKSENNLALSDLLWLYHAKRENYFDAAKILYALSISQFNLELNQRIEYLSRANGFCNCVCPPNLRQKMIQLSSVIQELFEVANVQLDILSRIKGDSRISEENKNIATEALNYKILSISDLFNNYTDTLGYYDLSLLIFKVSDYKNTDDILKRWELFFEKIFHEFNSESKNKNEPFYVLLNEQFTACGSKLSSNDLVFPIDELIKIASKYLQEAFDENSASQKPPKGFLVEMFVRTGVSYERLYYVIKSLIEHNTFEVYPGFTNDLKTNEIVYLIKNWYSQDKKLRELVSAEQIANSVNNYSVENDPINEIIRNGDFVL